A section of the Oncorhynchus nerka isolate Pitt River linkage group LG3, Oner_Uvic_2.0, whole genome shotgun sequence genome encodes:
- the LOC115106405 gene encoding terminal nucleotidyltransferase 5A-like: MSEEDNSCTGASTIAEVESSNISVLGWEQVQRLDAILTETIPIHGRGNFPTLEMKPRQIVKVVRSRMEERNIHVRDVRLNGSAASHVLHEDSGLGYKDLDLIFCADMKGESDFQIVKDIVLDCLLDFLPDGVNKQKISPLTLKEAYVQKMVKVCNDSDHWSLISLSNNRGKNVELKFVDSLRRQFEFSVDSFQIKLDSLLLFYECSENPMAETFHPTIVGESVFGDFGAALDHLRQKVICTRNPEEIRGGGLLKYCHLLVRGFHADSETEMKSLQRYMCSRFFIDFSDISEQQRKLESYLQNHFVGLEDRKYDYLMTLHGVVNESTVCLMGHERRQTLGLIAMLAVRVLAEQNFIPNVANVTCYYQPAAYVADGNFSNYYIAQVQPMFHCQRHAYSTWLPCN, encoded by the exons ATGTCTGAAGAAGATAATAGCTGCACTGGTGCTAGTACTATAGCTGAGGTTGAAAGCAGCAATATCAGCGTTCTCGGCTGGGAACAAGTGCAGCGCCTTGATGCCATCCTGACGGAGACCATTCCCATCCACGGCCGGGGAAACTTCCCCACTTTGGAGATGAAACCCCGACAAATAGTGAAAGTGGTGCGTAGTCGCATGGAGGAGAGGAATATCCACGTCCGGGACGTGCGGCTTAACGGGTCTGCTGCAAGCCACGTTCTTCATGAGGATAGCGGACTGGGCTACAAGGACCTTGACCTAATCTTTTGCGCGGATATGAAAGGGGAAAGTGATTTTCAGATTGTGAAGGATATCGTTTTGGACTGTCTCCTGGACTTCTTACCTGACGGGGTGAATAAGCAAAAAATATCACCATTGACTTTAAAG GAAGCCTATGTGCAGAAGATGGTGAAGGTGTGCAATGATTCAGACCACTGGagcctcatctccctctccaatAACAGAGGCAAGAACGTGGAGCTCAAGTTCGTAGACTCTCTGAGGCGGCAGTTTGAGTTTAGCGTGGACTCCTTCCAGATCAAGCTGGACTCCCTGCTGCTATTCTATGAATGCTCTGAGAACCCCATGGCCGAGACCTTCCATCCCACCATCGTGGGTGAGAGTGTGTTTGGGGACTTTGGTGCTGCCCTCGACCACCTACGCCAGAAGGTGATCTGCACCCGCAACCCAGAGGAGATCCGGGGCGGCGGCCTGCTCAAGTACTGTCACCTGCTGGTAAGGGGCTTTCACGCCGACTCCGAGACGGAGATGAAGTCCCTGCAGCGTTACATGTGCTCGCGCTTCTTCATCGACTTCTCGGATATCAGCGAGCAGCAGCGCAAGCTGGAGTCCTACCTGCAAAACCACTTTGTGGGCCTGGAAGACCGCAAGTACGACTACTTGATGACCCTGCATGGGGTGGTCAACGAGAGTACGGTGTGCCTGATGGGACATGAGAGGCGGCAGACACTGGGGCTGATCGCCATGCTGGCGGTGCGCGTGCTGGCCGAGCAGAACTTCATCCCGAACGTGGCTAACGTCACCTGCTACTACCAGCCAGCCGCCTACGTGGCAGATGGTAACTTCAGTAACTACTACATAGCCCAGGTACAGCCCATGTTCCACTGCCAGCGGCATGCCTACTCCACCTGGCTACCCTGCAACTGA